In one window of Dokdonia sp. PRO95 DNA:
- a CDS encoding vanadium-dependent haloperoxidase → MRTPRRYSFLLGLFVFVLFQSCQDDLDDVRLNQNLEVSDIIDTSIAVTDQTTQLITDWNTLWLEVDQYAYGMRPVATARSLAYIHLAAYEVAVADIDGYQSNVNNIDRLTIDFSERPDSIDIKTALNTCYAIVFDHFMYNVQGDVDVKIGQHKNAQETRLQEGLSAEVIANSIAWGTYVAEQVIAYSQTDTAAESQIIEPQPYAYEPPAGEGYWTYSADEERAWFPYWASARTFVISSEETSSVPPAINYSTNVDSDFYNEMMEVYTINNAAREENNDDLWVAEFWSDDVEGLMMSPPGRQISIANQLIDQMDVSYEQSLMILLKLGFSLNDAAVSTWADKYEYMVMRPSVYIQAHIDPTYQTNLYRFINWPNPSFPGYPSGHSAFSSAAAGVFINEFGNTINFTDKTHEGRTEFRGAPRQYNSLSEMAQENAYSRLPLGVHVRMDCTEGLRLGYEVSDAINSYNLSE, encoded by the coding sequence ATGAGAACCCCACGTAGATATTCGTTTCTTTTAGGACTTTTTGTTTTCGTATTATTTCAATCGTGTCAAGATGATCTAGATGATGTGCGTCTTAATCAAAATCTAGAAGTATCTGATATTATTGATACTTCAATAGCTGTTACAGACCAAACAACACAACTCATCACAGACTGGAATACGCTCTGGTTAGAAGTAGATCAATATGCATACGGGATGAGACCAGTTGCTACTGCTAGATCCTTAGCTTACATACATCTCGCGGCATATGAAGTAGCGGTTGCAGATATAGATGGCTATCAATCTAATGTGAATAATATTGATAGATTAACCATTGATTTTAGTGAGCGTCCAGATAGCATAGATATCAAAACGGCATTAAACACTTGCTATGCAATAGTTTTTGATCATTTCATGTATAATGTGCAAGGAGATGTAGATGTGAAAATTGGCCAACATAAAAATGCTCAAGAAACTAGACTTCAAGAAGGTTTGAGTGCAGAAGTAATTGCAAATTCTATAGCCTGGGGAACCTACGTTGCAGAACAAGTAATTGCATACAGTCAAACTGATACCGCAGCTGAATCTCAAATAATAGAACCACAACCCTATGCTTATGAACCTCCTGCAGGTGAAGGCTACTGGACCTACAGTGCAGATGAGGAGAGAGCTTGGTTTCCTTATTGGGCAAGTGCAAGAACATTTGTAATATCTTCAGAAGAGACATCAAGTGTGCCGCCAGCAATTAATTATAGCACTAATGTAGATAGCGACTTTTATAATGAAATGATGGAAGTGTATACCATCAACAACGCAGCTAGAGAAGAAAATAATGATGATTTGTGGGTAGCAGAGTTCTGGTCTGACGATGTAGAAGGTCTTATGATGAGTCCTCCTGGTCGCCAAATTTCTATTGCAAATCAATTGATAGATCAAATGGATGTGAGTTATGAGCAATCACTTATGATACTTTTAAAGTTAGGCTTCTCATTAAACGATGCTGCTGTTTCCACTTGGGCAGATAAGTATGAGTATATGGTAATGCGCCCTAGTGTATATATCCAAGCGCATATTGACCCAACTTATCAAACCAATTTATATAGGTTTATTAATTGGCCTAACCCGTCATTCCCAGGGTATCCCTCGGGCCATTCTGCATTTTCTTCGGCGGCAGCTGGGGTATTTATCAATGAGTTTGGAAACACTATCAATTTTACAGACAAAACACACGAAGGTAGAACCGAATTTAGAGGAGCGCCTAGACAGTATAATTCCCTTTCAGAAATGGCTCAAGAAAATGCTTACTCTAGACTTCCACTAGGAGTACATGTGAGAATGGATTGCACAGAAGGATTACGTCTAGGTTATGAAGTATCTGATGCTATAAATTCTTATAACCTTAGTGAGTAG
- a CDS encoding T9SS type A sorting domain-containing protein yields MKKNYFLLSLILFVFAFAKAQNNPVITYDDTIGPTLGDKIVTVNFEQPAAITIDELVPNEGNVTILGGNDGYFTVRITGGNPNTSAVVPYNIILKKNNAEYNGATVDGTSGSGFYDVNFSNLIAGTGTDSYSVEVSNPNGSCTEILTNIEITEPPVFEFNDAFEVVNQPDCNGDKGTIKVRAQGGIADYSYQLLKETTPGSNVYVNEGLTTTSNATTDYTTQELNPGNYKVQVKDDNGSGNATILSSVFTINNVAPVTFTLNTKTDVSCKGGNNGAISINVSGGDGTYTFNWTKAGSTFTSTQQNLTDLTAGTYTLYVEDSNNCPDNVSDFDRIIVIGEPTDDLAITLETSGIQNPTGVGLSDGFIKVDVSGGTENQSGNPYTYSWTLNSVEVGEDEDLTNVEDGEYTLTVTDAAGCTATFTDILTDPQPVEAMLDITTSIDCNGDSGTLEASGSGGSGSYTYEWFIFNGSSFVDTGVTTAIYTNAVPGEYKIQVTDAFNISDSISITLSEPTLITLSSPTVKNVSCFDGANGSIEISASGGTGNLSYEWRLQGATPIIATTSDIFNLGAGNYILTVRDENMCSITMDTPIAITQPASALSITNFTETDILINGEDTGSIDINVSGGTPGYTFNWTKNGDAAFNSATEDLSGLTAGVYTVIVTDGQYYAGSGNEGCTTTQTFTLTEPSFLDIEIVVNTDIDCNGNFSGSLDAIATGGTQSYNYQWKELINGTFVNVTNSTATSSQLQNVGAGEYEVTVTDSNGASNTDSYIFIEPTLITISNIVIQDVACFGEDTGSITLNVSEGTGPYTYEWRDDLNDIVGNTKNLLGVTTGTYTLTVTDFNGCTISSSAISIEQPNAPLLITEESKVDLTGFETNNGSIDISVSGGTTDYSFLWSKEGDVTFTAITEDLNALSAGTYNVLVTDSNNCTMTDSFTLTEPDLLIIESIDQANLNLCFGDSTTDITSVVSGGVPPYNYSWYLNSEPGNVLSTLDNLIDSPAGIYTLNVMDDNGNEASSNNIIVTAPSKIVVSEIHTDILCKGELTGEIDITVIGGTPKTTGAPYFYAWSNGATSEDISGIPAGEYSVTVTDANTCQSEEIFITISEPVNSLSISDSTITDATGSGLSNGSVSVVVSGGIPAYEYTWTNSAGSVISNSNEITNQTAGIYSLTVVDANGCTIAPTDFEIKEPNLLTVAINNIDITCNGGTGSLEADANGGIAPYTYSWKDESGIEISTAINSGTIVSGAYDLTVYDANDNSESIIGYFFSQPDAISLSSQLTHVSCHNASNGAIELVITGGSNNYDISWDYDVNNSSQNALGLAGGTYVVTIVDQLDASCRLTETFIIDEPEAFGINNNIVQMPSVSDNDGSISLSVFGGIAPFTYEWVNQDGTLISTMTEGANHQINNLASGIYTVTVTDSSGASCIVNETYIVGLPATLITEINQSGTITCATDTVALNVNTTGTYTYQWFDAVTDTAIANETGVSITVGGGSYYVRVIDNVRDLTEISTATIVIEPAAVQASVVTTNALCFEDANGSIVINANGGSDSYQYIYRLVGQSYPTTWIDFENGASTTITGLIQGNYEIRVRDNLGCTYNNNGTIVNIPVTISEPQVLAIDSETIVNTTGNGLNNGSVSVTISGGTSPYTFLWTDSSGAIINSDVATINNLIADTYILNITDANGCTISPTEFEVTEPLALDVDIVKTDITCNGGTGNLEATASGGTPEYIYLWTDSNSNVISNSSNTGSITAGIYNLLIKDAFDNELSRVIEFTEPDVLALSNIITDVSCYNDSNGAIELSITGGSGTYDISWDYSQTNTTTIASGLSGGTYTVTIKDGIDATCMLTETFTIEEPEPYGLNNIMVTTPSSTNNDGTVSLNVFGGTAPFTFDWVDESGNAVTSTTANSTNSISGLAEGDYTLTVTDSSPFNCQLINTFTLGLPGELLVAVDQTQEVTCNGGNDGQITVTTNTGVNTYTWYDASVTPAVLITGLDTPIVQVAAGTYYVEVYDAVQSITELSAPIIISEPDAVQASVTTTDVVCFEESNGAFIINAIGGSGSYEYVYRAVGENYPTAWTQFDNNTATTINNLSQGNYQVRVRDNALCTFNNNNGTITDIDVVITQPNELLISDTTITNTTGNGLENGNITVVISGGTSPYTYSWTDSFGTVIDSDISTIDGIAAGNYTLNVTDASGCTIEPTNFIVTEPNILSVEIIESDITCNGGEGSLEAIVSGGTPEYTYSWKDANNNEISSTSNSGNIMAGVYNLLITDSFNNELSEVIDFVQPEPLALSKTITDVSCYNEGNGSIELSITGGSGAYDVTWDYNSTNTTTIASGLSGGTYTVTIKDQIDISCELVESFVINEPLPYGINNTVVQMPSPEGNDGSISLGIFGGVAPFTYNWIDQSGINVATVTEGANHELNNLSAGIYTVTATDSSGASCEVSETFIVGLPATLISDIGQTGVITCTDDTVILNVVTTNTYNYQWFNAITNSVITGETSSSINVGAGSYYIMATDTGRDLVEISAPITIVEPDAIQVSASTTDALCFNDANGTIIINATGGSGSYQYIYRRVGQVYPTTWTDFDDNASTIITDISQGDYEIRVRDNLGCTYNTNGSIINTPVTVSQPNELVISSSTIINTTGNGLSNGSVSVIISGGTLDYTYQWSNATGQIVSTIDTIDDVTAGIYTLTVTDANGCTIIPTDFEVLEPQPLILDTNITAIILCNGDASGSISVMATGGVPFSNSANDYNFEWFDNTTTALVGTNPSVDDLIAGSYYVVVTDANNNVAVSDVIEISEPDALSLTLEADFVLCGDQNDWEIISTVTGGIPGYNYIWSNGDVSPNLTNVLPGEYTLSISDQYGCVTSNTITLVPPPALTANATTVNTTCFDGEDGSIQLAPAGGSPPYLYIWDNGGSSNIVNNLEAGTYQVSIIDSKGCEIIETYEITEPAETILNLGPDTTLCLDQTLELDATIANGLSYSWTSDNGFTSSDPQVVLSEEGTYTVIATNTSGCIVTDEISILTVEEPINAEFLVSTQAFIDQPFVIVQVSDPFPDTVEWILPEEANILEMGTDYVELSFSATGEYDLTLKVTNGNCTEYQTKRIIIIEGQEFDVELESNDDPTVKSFLIYPNPTSGEFTLDVELKEIMPLSVKVFGLSNNIPVDQRYLDNQDTYQETYNLSVASGVYFILLETPNNTVLKKLIIQ; encoded by the coding sequence ATGAAAAAGAATTACTTCCTTCTAAGTTTAATTTTATTTGTTTTTGCTTTCGCGAAAGCGCAAAATAATCCAGTTATAACTTATGATGATACGATTGGCCCTACATTAGGTGATAAAATTGTAACGGTTAATTTTGAACAGCCAGCCGCCATAACTATAGATGAGTTAGTTCCTAATGAAGGGAATGTTACTATTTTAGGAGGAAACGATGGGTACTTCACTGTCAGAATTACTGGAGGAAATCCAAATACCTCTGCGGTTGTACCATATAATATTATATTAAAGAAAAATAATGCTGAATATAATGGTGCTACAGTAGATGGAACATCTGGTTCTGGATTTTATGATGTGAATTTTTCTAATTTAATTGCAGGAACAGGTACAGATTCTTATTCTGTAGAAGTATCTAACCCTAACGGAAGCTGTACAGAAATACTAACAAACATTGAAATAACTGAACCTCCCGTATTTGAATTTAATGATGCTTTTGAAGTCGTTAATCAACCTGATTGTAATGGAGATAAAGGTACTATTAAAGTAAGAGCACAAGGTGGAATAGCCGACTATAGCTACCAACTCCTAAAAGAAACCACACCAGGTTCAAACGTATATGTTAATGAAGGATTAACCACAACCTCAAACGCTACAACAGACTATACTACACAAGAGCTTAATCCAGGCAATTACAAAGTACAAGTGAAGGACGATAATGGCTCTGGAAATGCCACTATACTATCTTCTGTTTTTACTATTAATAATGTTGCTCCTGTTACATTTACTCTAAACACAAAGACAGACGTCTCTTGTAAAGGAGGAAATAATGGGGCTATAAGTATCAATGTATCTGGTGGTGACGGGACTTATACTTTTAATTGGACTAAAGCAGGTAGCACATTTACCTCTACCCAACAAAACCTCACAGATTTAACAGCAGGAACGTATACTCTCTACGTTGAGGATTCAAACAACTGCCCAGATAATGTTTCTGACTTTGATCGCATAATCGTGATTGGTGAGCCTACGGATGACCTAGCAATTACCTTAGAAACGTCAGGTATACAAAATCCTACCGGAGTGGGACTTTCTGATGGTTTTATAAAAGTTGATGTTTCTGGTGGAACAGAAAATCAATCCGGAAACCCTTATACCTATAGCTGGACACTTAATAGCGTCGAAGTGGGCGAAGACGAGGATCTTACCAATGTAGAGGATGGAGAATATACACTTACCGTAACAGATGCGGCAGGATGTACTGCAACTTTTACTGATATACTTACTGACCCTCAACCTGTTGAAGCAATGCTAGATATTACAACTTCCATAGATTGTAATGGTGATTCAGGAACATTAGAGGCATCTGGATCTGGTGGTAGTGGATCTTATACTTATGAATGGTTTATTTTTAATGGTTCATCTTTTGTTGATACAGGTGTTACAACCGCAATTTATACTAATGCTGTACCTGGAGAATATAAAATCCAAGTAACAGATGCATTCAATATCAGTGATAGTATATCTATAACTCTCTCTGAGCCCACCTTAATTACCCTATCAAGTCCTACTGTAAAAAACGTTTCATGTTTTGATGGTGCAAATGGCTCTATTGAAATTTCAGCAAGTGGAGGAACTGGAAACTTATCTTACGAATGGAGATTACAGGGTGCAACACCTATCATAGCAACTACAAGCGATATTTTCAACTTAGGTGCTGGCAACTATATACTAACTGTGCGTGATGAAAACATGTGTAGCATCACTATGGACACTCCTATTGCTATTACTCAACCAGCAAGTGCATTATCTATAACTAATTTTACAGAAACTGACATTCTAATCAATGGAGAAGATACCGGTAGTATTGATATTAATGTTTCTGGAGGAACTCCCGGTTATACATTTAACTGGACAAAAAATGGAGACGCTGCCTTTAATAGTGCAACAGAAGACCTATCTGGACTGACCGCTGGTGTATATACAGTTATAGTTACAGATGGACAATACTATGCAGGATCTGGTAATGAAGGTTGTACTACCACTCAAACTTTTACACTAACGGAGCCTAGCTTTTTAGATATTGAAATTGTAGTGAATACAGATATCGATTGTAATGGTAATTTTTCTGGTAGTCTTGATGCCATTGCAACCGGAGGAACACAGTCATATAATTATCAATGGAAAGAATTGATAAATGGAACTTTTGTAAATGTTACAAACTCAACTGCTACCTCATCACAATTACAAAATGTAGGTGCTGGGGAATATGAAGTAACGGTAACAGATAGTAACGGGGCTAGCAATACAGATAGTTATATTTTTATAGAACCTACTCTTATTACAATTTCAAACATAGTTATTCAAGACGTTGCATGTTTTGGTGAAGACACTGGAAGTATAACACTAAATGTTTCTGAAGGTACAGGCCCTTATACCTATGAATGGAGAGATGATCTTAATGACATAGTTGGAAATACAAAAAATCTTCTAGGTGTTACAACCGGAACCTACACACTTACCGTCACCGATTTCAATGGTTGTACAATATCATCTAGTGCGATATCTATAGAACAACCCAATGCTCCTTTATTAATAACTGAGGAAAGCAAAGTAGACCTCACTGGTTTTGAAACTAATAACGGTTCAATAGACATATCTGTAAGTGGTGGTACTACTGACTATTCGTTTTTATGGAGTAAAGAGGGAGATGTAACGTTTACTGCAATAACGGAGGATTTAAATGCTCTGAGCGCCGGAACTTACAATGTACTTGTTACCGACAGTAATAATTGTACAATGACTGACAGCTTTACGCTCACAGAACCTGACTTATTAATTATAGAATCAATAGACCAAGCAAATCTAAACTTATGTTTTGGTGATAGTACCACAGACATAACTTCTGTAGTTTCAGGAGGAGTACCTCCTTACAATTATTCTTGGTACTTAAATAGTGAGCCAGGAAATGTGCTCTCTACCTTAGATAATCTCATAGACAGCCCTGCTGGAATCTATACACTTAATGTAATGGATGATAACGGCAATGAAGCTAGCAGCAATAATATCATTGTTACTGCCCCATCTAAAATAGTAGTCTCAGAAATCCACACGGACATTCTCTGTAAAGGAGAATTGACTGGAGAAATAGATATTACTGTTATTGGAGGGACACCTAAAACTACCGGTGCGCCCTATTTTTATGCGTGGAGCAATGGGGCTACATCAGAAGACATATCTGGAATACCAGCTGGTGAGTATTCTGTCACGGTTACAGATGCAAACACCTGTCAATCTGAAGAGATTTTCATTACCATAAGCGAACCTGTAAATTCACTTTCAATTAGTGATTCTACAATAACTGATGCCACAGGAAGTGGATTAAGTAATGGTAGTGTATCTGTTGTTGTGTCTGGAGGAATTCCAGCTTATGAATACACGTGGACAAATAGTGCAGGCTCTGTCATTTCAAATAGCAATGAAATTACAAATCAAACTGCTGGTATTTACTCACTAACGGTTGTTGATGCAAATGGCTGTACAATTGCACCTACAGACTTTGAAATTAAAGAACCAAATTTGTTAACAGTAGCAATAAACAATATTGATATTACTTGTAATGGAGGTACAGGAAGTCTTGAAGCTGATGCAAATGGAGGAATAGCTCCTTACACGTACTCTTGGAAAGATGAATCTGGTATAGAAATTAGCACAGCTATAAATTCTGGGACCATAGTTTCCGGTGCATATGATCTAACAGTATATGACGCAAATGATAATTCGGAATCGATTATAGGATATTTCTTTTCACAACCTGATGCCATCTCATTAAGCTCACAACTTACTCATGTGAGCTGTCACAATGCGTCAAATGGTGCTATCGAACTTGTAATTACCGGGGGATCCAATAATTATGATATTTCATGGGATTATGATGTAAACAACTCATCTCAGAATGCTTTAGGGCTAGCGGGAGGAACTTATGTAGTTACAATTGTAGATCAATTGGATGCCTCATGTAGGTTAACAGAAACTTTTATTATAGATGAGCCAGAAGCCTTCGGAATAAATAATAATATTGTCCAAATGCCTAGTGTGTCTGATAATGATGGAAGTATCAGTTTAAGTGTTTTTGGAGGTATCGCACCTTTCACTTATGAATGGGTTAATCAAGATGGAACACTTATAAGTACTATGACTGAAGGAGCTAATCATCAAATAAATAACCTAGCCTCTGGAATCTATACAGTTACAGTAACAGATAGTAGTGGAGCTTCTTGTATTGTGAATGAAACCTATATCGTAGGTCTACCTGCTACACTTATCACTGAAATTAATCAATCTGGAACGATTACTTGCGCTACAGATACAGTTGCCTTAAATGTGAATACAACAGGTACATATACGTACCAATGGTTTGATGCTGTTACTGATACTGCAATAGCTAATGAAACTGGAGTTTCAATTACTGTAGGAGGTGGTTCTTACTATGTGAGAGTTATTGATAATGTTAGAGACTTAACAGAAATTAGTACTGCGACTATTGTTATTGAGCCAGCGGCTGTGCAGGCTAGTGTTGTAACCACGAATGCATTGTGTTTTGAAGATGCAAATGGTTCGATAGTCATAAATGCCAATGGCGGAAGCGATAGCTACCAGTATATTTATAGATTAGTTGGTCAAAGTTATCCTACTACTTGGATAGATTTTGAAAATGGTGCTTCTACTACAATCACGGGCTTAATACAAGGTAACTATGAGATTAGAGTAAGAGATAATCTGGGATGCACCTATAATAACAACGGAACCATAGTAAACATACCAGTCACTATATCAGAACCCCAGGTCCTTGCAATTGACAGTGAAACGATTGTAAATACAACTGGAAATGGGTTGAATAATGGAAGCGTTTCTGTAACAATAAGTGGAGGTACATCACCATATACTTTTTTATGGACAGATAGCTCTGGTGCCATTATAAATTCGGATGTTGCAACAATTAATAATCTAATTGCAGATACTTATATTTTAAACATTACTGATGCAAATGGATGTACTATTAGCCCTACAGAGTTTGAGGTGACAGAGCCCCTTGCTCTAGACGTTGACATTGTCAAGACTGACATCACATGCAATGGCGGCACAGGAAACTTAGAAGCAACAGCTAGTGGAGGTACTCCTGAGTACATATATTTATGGACAGATTCTAATAGTAATGTGATAAGCAATTCTTCAAATACTGGTAGTATTACAGCTGGTATTTACAACTTACTTATAAAAGACGCATTTGATAATGAACTCTCACGAGTTATTGAATTTACAGAACCAGATGTTTTAGCTTTAAGCAATATAATTACAGATGTAAGTTGTTACAATGATTCTAATGGAGCTATAGAACTATCAATAACTGGAGGTTCTGGAACCTATGATATATCTTGGGATTATAGTCAGACTAATACCACTACAATAGCTTCTGGTTTATCTGGCGGAACGTATACTGTAACGATAAAAGATGGTATTGATGCTACTTGTATGCTTACAGAAACCTTTACCATAGAAGAACCTGAACCTTATGGTTTAAATAATATTATGGTAACTACACCATCATCTACCAATAATGATGGTACGGTGAGCTTGAATGTTTTTGGCGGTACCGCCCCATTTACATTTGACTGGGTAGATGAAAGCGGTAACGCCGTTACGAGTACTACTGCAAATAGTACAAATTCAATTTCCGGACTAGCAGAGGGAGATTACACATTAACAGTAACAGATAGTAGCCCTTTCAATTGCCAGCTTATAAATACGTTTACCTTAGGTCTTCCTGGAGAGCTGTTAGTGGCCGTAGATCAAACTCAAGAAGTAACTTGTAATGGAGGTAATGACGGACAAATTACTGTTACTACAAATACGGGTGTAAATACGTATACGTGGTATGATGCATCTGTTACTCCTGCTGTATTAATTACAGGTCTAGACACACCTATTGTTCAAGTCGCTGCGGGTACATATTATGTAGAGGTGTATGATGCAGTACAATCTATCACAGAACTTAGTGCTCCTATTATTATTTCTGAACCTGACGCTGTTCAGGCAAGTGTTACCACAACTGATGTAGTTTGCTTTGAAGAGTCAAATGGAGCTTTTATAATAAATGCTATAGGAGGATCTGGAAGTTATGAGTATGTATATAGAGCCGTGGGCGAAAATTATCCAACAGCATGGACACAGTTTGATAATAACACGGCTACTACCATCAATAATCTCTCTCAGGGTAATTATCAAGTAAGAGTAAGAGATAATGCTTTATGTACTTTTAATAACAACAATGGAACAATTACGGATATTGACGTCGTTATCACACAACCTAATGAACTACTTATCTCTGATACTACGATAACAAATACAACAGGTAACGGCCTAGAAAACGGAAATATAACTGTTGTCATTAGCGGAGGCACCTCCCCTTACACTTACTCATGGACAGATAGTTTTGGAACTGTTATCGATTCTGACATATCTACTATTGATGGTATCGCTGCAGGCAACTACACTTTAAATGTTACTGATGCAAGTGGGTGTACTATTGAACCAACAAACTTTATAGTCACCGAACCTAATATATTGAGCGTAGAGATTATCGAGAGTGATATTACTTGTAATGGTGGTGAAGGGAGCCTAGAAGCTATTGTTAGTGGAGGAACTCCTGAGTACACATACTCATGGAAAGATGCTAATAATAATGAAATAAGTAGTACTTCAAACTCCGGTAATATCATGGCTGGCGTGTACAATCTACTTATTACAGATTCATTTAATAATGAACTATCAGAAGTTATTGACTTTGTACAACCTGAGCCTTTAGCTTTAAGCAAAACAATCACAGATGTAAGTTGTTATAATGAAGGTAATGGGTCAATCGAGCTATCAATTACCGGAGGTTCTGGCGCCTATGATGTAACTTGGGATTATAACTCAACAAATACCACAACAATAGCTTCGGGCTTATCTGGTGGAACATATACCGTTACTATAAAGGACCAGATTGATATATCTTGTGAGCTTGTAGAAAGCTTTGTCATTAACGAACCTTTGCCTTATGGAATAAATAATACCGTTGTTCAAATGCCGAGCCCTGAAGGTAATGATGGAAGTATTAGTTTAGGCATTTTTGGCGGAGTTGCTCCATTTACCTATAATTGGATTGATCAAAGTGGTATAAATGTAGCTACCGTAACTGAAGGAGCTAATCATGAACTTAATAACTTATCTGCTGGGATATATACAGTAACAGCAACTGATAGTAGTGGAGCATCTTGCGAGGTTTCAGAAACCTTTATTGTTGGTTTACCGGCTACTCTTATTTCAGATATCGGTCAAACAGGCGTAATCACTTGTACAGATGATACTGTTATACTAAACGTAGTTACTACAAACACCTATAATTATCAATGGTTTAATGCAATCACTAATTCTGTAATTACTGGAGAGACCTCAAGCTCTATTAATGTAGGTGCCGGATCTTATTATATAATGGCGACAGATACGGGGAGAGATTTAGTCGAGATAAGCGCACCTATAACTATTGTTGAACCAGATGCTATTCAAGTAAGTGCTTCCACTACAGATGCTCTTTGTTTCAATGATGCTAATGGGACTATAATTATAAATGCAACGGGTGGTAGTGGTAGCTATCAATATATCTATAGACGCGTTGGGCAGGTTTATCCTACTACTTGGACAGATTTTGACGATAATGCTTCAACTATAATTACAGATATATCGCAAGGTGATTATGAAATAAGAGTTAGAGATAATCTTGGATGTACTTATAATACTAATGGTTCCATTATAAATACACCAGTTACAGTCTCTCAACCTAATGAACTGGTCATTTCTAGTAGTACTATTATAAATACAACTGGTAATGGATTGAGTAACGGTAGTGTTTCGGTTATAATCTCTGGGGGCACCTTAGACTACACCTACCAGTGGTCTAATGCTACTGGTCAAATAGTATCTACTATAGACACCATCGACGACGTAACTGCAGGTATATACACGCTAACTGTTACTGATGCAAATGGATGTACTATTATACCAACTGATTTTGAGGTTTTAGAACCGCAACCTCTCATACTTGATACTAATATCACTGCTATAATTCTTTGCAACGGTGATGCATCAGGATCTATTTCTGTTATGGCGACAGGAGGAGTTCCTTTTTCAAACTCGGCAAATGATTATAATTTCGAATGGTTTGATAATACAACTACCGCTCTTGTGGGAACAAACCCTTCTGTAGATGACCTTATCGCAGGTTCATATTACGTTGTGGTTACAGATGCAAATAATAATGTAGCCGTAAGTGATGTTATTGAAATATCTGAGCCAGATGCTTTATCACTTACACTTGAGGCTGACTTTGTTTTATGTGGAGATCAAAATGATTGGGAGATAATATCGACAGTTACAGGAGGAATTCCGGGTTATAACTATATCTGGAGTAATGGAGATGTATCACCAAATCTTACAAATGTTTTACCAGGAGAATATACGCTTAGTATTTCCGATCAATATGGTTGTGTTACAAGTAATACAATCACACTTGTTCCACCTCCTGCCTTAACAGCAAATGCTACTACTGTAAATACAACATGTTTTGATGGAGAGGACGGTAGCATACAGCTAGCTCCCGCGGGTGGCTCACCTCCATATTTATACATATGGGATAACGGTGGTTCATCTAATATTGTAAATAATCTAGAAGCTGGAACCTATCAAGTTTCAATTATTGATAGTAAAGGCTGTGAAATTATTGAAACGTATGAAATAACAGAACCCGCTGAAACTATTTTGAACTTAGGTCCAGATACCACATTATGTTTAGACCAAACTTTAGAGCTAGATGCAACTATTGCAAATGGATTATCTTACAGTTGGACTTCAGATAACGGTTTTACAAGTAGCGACCCACAAGTCGTCTTGTCTGAAGAAGGAACTTATACCGTAATTGCAACAAACACAAGTGGATGTATTGTAACAGATGAAATATCTATTTTAACTGTAGAAGAACCTATTAATGCAGAGTTCTTAGTTTCTACTCAAGCATTTATTGATCAACCATTCGTTATTGTTCAAGTGAGCGATCCTTTTCCTGATACCGTAGAATGGATACTTCCTGAAGAGGCAAATATTCTTGAAATGGGTACAGACTATGTTGAACTTAGTTTTAGTGCCACAGGTGAATATGACCTTACTTTAAAAGTTACAAATGGAAATTGTACAGAATATCAAACTAAGCGCATTATTATTATCGAAGGTCAGGAATTTGATGTAGAGTTAGAGTCGAATGATGATCCTACTGTCAAGTCATTTTTGATATATCCTAACCCGACCTCAGGTGAGTTTACGCTTGACGTAGAATTAAAAGAAATAATGCCTCTAAGTGTTAAGGTATTTGGTCTTTCCAATAATATCCCTGTTGATCAAAGATATCTAGATAATCAAGATACATATCAAGAAACTTATAACTTATCAGTAGCCTCAGGAGTATATTTTATATTACTAGAAACTCCAAATAATACAGTTCTCAAAAAATTAATTATCCAGTAA